A section of the Streptomyces xinghaiensis S187 genome encodes:
- the rpe gene encoding ribulose-phosphate 3-epimerase: protein MAVQISPSILSADFSRLAEEAKAVQGADWLHVDVMDNHFVPNLTLGVPVVESLSRATDTPLDCHLMIEQPDRWAPAYVEAGAGSVTFHAEAAAAPVRLAREIRAKGARASMALKPATPVEPYEDLLPELDMLLVMTVEPGFGGQAFLDIMLPKIRRTRELISRYGLEMWLQVDGGVSADTIERCAEAGADVFVAGSAVYGADDPAAAVRALRRQAEETTAKAGWARGH, encoded by the coding sequence ATGGCCGTGCAGATCAGTCCCAGTATTCTCTCCGCCGACTTCTCCCGCCTCGCGGAGGAGGCGAAGGCCGTCCAGGGCGCCGACTGGCTCCACGTCGACGTCATGGACAACCACTTCGTCCCGAATCTCACCCTCGGCGTGCCGGTCGTCGAGTCGCTGAGCAGGGCGACGGACACCCCGCTGGACTGCCACCTCATGATCGAACAGCCGGACCGCTGGGCCCCCGCCTATGTCGAGGCCGGCGCCGGCTCGGTCACCTTCCACGCCGAGGCCGCCGCCGCGCCGGTCCGGCTGGCCCGCGAGATCCGGGCCAAGGGGGCCAGGGCCTCGATGGCGCTCAAGCCCGCCACCCCCGTCGAGCCGTACGAGGATCTGCTGCCCGAGCTCGACATGCTCCTCGTGATGACCGTGGAGCCGGGCTTCGGCGGACAGGCCTTCCTCGACATCATGCTGCCGAAGATCCGCCGCACCCGGGAGCTGATCTCCCGGTACGGCCTGGAGATGTGGCTCCAGGTCGACGGCGGTGTCTCGGCGGACACCATCGAGCGCTGCGCCGAGGCCGGCGCCGACGTCTTCGTCGCCGGGTCCGCCGTCTACGGCGCGGACGACCCGGCCGCCGCGGTGCGCGCCCTGCGCCGCCAGGCCGAGGAGACCACGGCCAAGGCGGGGTGGGCCCGCGGGCACTGA
- a CDS encoding Lrp/AsnC family transcriptional regulator: MRLNELDERIVHALAGDARRSYADIGAEVGLSAPAVKRRVDRLRAEGAITGFTVRVDPAALGWATEGFIEIYCRRHTTPEAIRRGLSRYPEVVSASTVTGDADAIAQIFASDMRHFERVLEQIAGEPYVERTKSVLVLSPLLRRYGNGAPR; the protein is encoded by the coding sequence GTGCGACTCAATGAGCTCGACGAACGCATCGTCCACGCCCTCGCCGGGGACGCCCGCCGCTCCTACGCCGACATCGGCGCCGAGGTCGGCCTCTCCGCCCCGGCCGTCAAGCGGCGGGTGGACCGGCTGCGGGCCGAGGGGGCGATCACCGGGTTCACCGTCCGGGTGGACCCGGCGGCGCTCGGCTGGGCGACCGAGGGGTTCATCGAGATCTACTGCCGGCGCCACACCACCCCCGAGGCGATCCGGCGTGGTCTCTCGCGCTATCCGGAGGTGGTGTCCGCCTCCACCGTGACCGGTGACGCGGACGCCATCGCGCAGATCTTCGCCTCCGACATGCGGCACTTCGAACGGGTGCTGGAACAGATCGCGGGCGAGCCCTACGTGGAGCGCACCAAGTCCGTGCTGGTGCTCTCCCCGCTGCTGCGGCGCTACGGCAACGGGGCGCCCCGGTAG
- a CDS encoding sugar-binding transcriptional regulator: MGPAELVQAAAMARRFYLEGKSKIQIAEEFGVSRFKVARVLETALERDLVRIEIRVPAELDAERSDALRSRYGLRNAVVVESPSDAEDDGVDPENLGEVAADLLGELVNEGDVLGLAWGRSTIHMAAALNRLPPCTVVQLTGVYDAGTAERGSVEAVRRAATVSGGEAHPIYAPMLLPDATTAAALRAQPGIARAFEYFDKVTVAAVSIGSWEPGISTVHDMLSDEERAHYASLGAAAEMSAHLFAADGRRIGRDLGERCITVEADRLRRIPEVVAIAGGRRKAGAIDAVLRSGLVTSLVTDTAAADHLLQETGPKPRPALDRADPDGAEPPNT, translated from the coding sequence ATGGGACCCGCGGAGCTGGTGCAGGCGGCGGCCATGGCCCGCCGCTTCTACCTCGAGGGAAAGTCCAAGATCCAGATCGCCGAGGAGTTCGGCGTCAGCCGCTTCAAGGTCGCCCGCGTGCTGGAGACGGCGCTCGAACGCGACCTCGTCCGGATCGAGATCCGGGTACCGGCCGAGCTGGACGCCGAGCGCTCCGACGCGCTGCGTTCCCGCTACGGCCTGCGCAACGCCGTCGTCGTCGAATCACCCTCCGACGCCGAGGACGACGGGGTGGACCCGGAGAACCTCGGCGAGGTCGCGGCCGACCTGCTCGGCGAACTCGTCAACGAGGGCGATGTGCTCGGCCTCGCCTGGGGCCGCTCCACCATCCACATGGCCGCCGCCCTCAACCGGCTGCCGCCCTGCACCGTCGTCCAGCTCACCGGGGTCTACGACGCCGGCACCGCCGAACGCGGCTCCGTGGAGGCCGTCCGCCGCGCGGCGACCGTCTCCGGCGGCGAGGCGCACCCCATCTACGCGCCGATGCTCCTGCCGGACGCCACCACCGCCGCCGCCCTCCGCGCCCAGCCCGGCATCGCGCGTGCCTTCGAGTACTTCGACAAGGTGACCGTCGCGGCCGTCTCCATCGGCTCCTGGGAGCCCGGCATCTCCACCGTCCACGACATGCTGTCGGACGAGGAGCGCGCCCACTACGCCTCGCTGGGCGCCGCCGCCGAGATGTCCGCGCACCTCTTCGCCGCCGACGGCCGCCGGATCGGTCGCGACCTGGGCGAGCGCTGCATCACCGTCGAGGCCGACCGGCTGCGTCGCATCCCCGAGGTGGTCGCCATCGCCGGCGGGCGGCGGAAGGCGGGCGCGATCGACGCCGTGCTCCGCTCCGGTCTGGTCACCAGCCTGGTGACGGACACGGCCGCCGCGGACCACCTCCTCCAGGAGACGGGCCCCAAGCCGCGGCCCGCACTCGACCGCGCCGACCCCGACGGCGCGGAGCCCCCGAACACGTGA
- the fmt gene encoding methionyl-tRNA formyltransferase, with amino-acid sequence MKLVFAGTPEVALPALDTLIASDRHEVAAVVTRPDAPAGRGRKLVACPVAQRAEEAGIEVLKPARPRDEDFLARLRDIAPDCCPVVAYGALLPKSALAIPAHGWVNLHFSLLPAWRGAAPVQHAVLAGDEMTGASTFLIEEGLDSGPVYGVITEEIKPTDTSGDLLTRLALAGAGLLAATMDGIEDGSLQPVPQPAEGVSLAPKLTVEDAEIDWPAPALRVDRVVRGCSPAPGAWTLFRGERLKVMSVALLPERTDLAPGALSAAKNAVYAGTGSHAVELLWVQPQGKKPMRGADWARGVRIGPDDRLGA; translated from the coding sequence ATGAAGCTGGTCTTCGCCGGCACCCCCGAGGTCGCCCTCCCCGCCCTGGACACCCTGATCGCCTCGGACCGGCACGAGGTCGCGGCCGTCGTCACCCGGCCCGACGCCCCCGCCGGCCGCGGCCGGAAGCTGGTCGCCTGCCCGGTGGCGCAGCGGGCGGAGGAGGCGGGCATCGAGGTGCTGAAGCCGGCCCGTCCCCGGGACGAGGACTTCCTCGCCCGGCTGCGGGACATCGCGCCGGACTGCTGCCCCGTCGTCGCGTACGGCGCGCTGCTGCCCAAGTCCGCCCTCGCCATCCCGGCGCACGGCTGGGTGAACCTGCACTTCTCGCTGCTGCCGGCCTGGCGGGGCGCGGCCCCGGTGCAGCACGCGGTGCTCGCCGGCGACGAGATGACCGGCGCCTCCACCTTCCTGATCGAGGAAGGGCTGGACTCCGGCCCCGTGTACGGGGTGATCACCGAGGAGATCAAGCCCACCGACACCAGCGGGGACCTGCTGACCCGGCTCGCCCTCGCGGGCGCCGGGCTGCTGGCCGCGACGATGGACGGCATCGAGGACGGCTCGCTCCAGCCGGTGCCGCAGCCGGCCGAGGGCGTCAGCCTCGCGCCCAAACTGACGGTCGAGGACGCGGAGATCGACTGGCCGGCGCCCGCCCTCCGGGTGGACCGTGTCGTACGGGGCTGCTCGCCCGCGCCCGGGGCGTGGACGCTCTTCCGCGGCGAGCGGCTGAAGGTGATGTCGGTGGCCCTGCTCCCGGAGCGGACGGACCTGGCGCCGGGCGCCCTCTCCGCGGCGAAGAACGCCGTGTACGCGGGCACGGGCTCGCACGCCGTCGAACTGCTGTGGGTGCAGCCGCAGGGCAAGAAGCCGATGCGGGGCGCCGACTGGGCCCGCGGCGTCCGCATCGGCCCGGACGACCGGCTCGGCGCCTGA
- a CDS encoding RsmB/NOP family class I SAM-dependent RNA methyltransferase → MSTDQSRRRRPGKPYRRPRRDPVRVLAYEALRAVDERDAYANLVLPPLLRKAREDEGFDGRDAALATELVYGTLRHQGTYDAVIAACVDRPLREVDPPVLDVLSLGAHQLLGTRIPSHAAVSATVELARVVLGDGRAKFVNAVLRKIAADDLDGWLERVAPDYDEDPEEHLAVVHSHPRWIVSALWDSLGGGRAGIEDLLEADNERPEVTLVARPGRSTTGELLDSAGEESALPGRWSPYAVRLSEGGEPGALEPVREGRAGVQDEGSQLVALALAGAPLEGEDSRWLDGCAGPGGKAALLAALAAQRGASLLASEKQPHRARLVARTLAGNPGPYQVIAADGTRPPWRPGSFDRVLVDVPCTGLGALRRRPEARWRRRPSDLEGFAPLQRGLLREALNAVRVGGVVGYATCSPHLAETRAVVDDVLRGRGGPAPGAELLDARPLMPGVPALGDGPDVQLWPHLHGTDAMYLALLRRTS, encoded by the coding sequence TTGAGCACCGACCAGTCCCGTCGCCGCCGCCCCGGCAAGCCCTACCGCCGTCCCCGCAGGGACCCCGTCCGCGTCCTGGCCTACGAGGCGCTGCGGGCGGTCGACGAACGGGACGCCTACGCCAACCTCGTCCTCCCGCCCCTGCTCCGGAAGGCGCGGGAGGACGAGGGCTTCGACGGCCGCGACGCCGCGCTCGCCACCGAACTGGTGTACGGGACGCTGCGCCACCAGGGCACCTACGACGCGGTCATCGCGGCCTGTGTGGACCGGCCGCTGCGCGAGGTGGACCCGCCCGTCCTGGACGTGCTCTCCCTCGGCGCCCACCAATTGCTCGGCACCCGGATCCCGAGCCACGCGGCGGTGAGCGCCACCGTCGAGCTGGCCCGGGTGGTGCTCGGCGACGGGCGGGCCAAATTCGTCAACGCCGTGCTGCGCAAGATCGCGGCCGACGATCTGGACGGCTGGCTGGAGCGGGTCGCGCCCGACTACGACGAGGACCCCGAGGAGCACCTCGCCGTGGTCCACTCCCATCCGCGGTGGATCGTCTCCGCGCTCTGGGACTCGCTCGGCGGCGGCCGCGCCGGCATCGAGGACCTGCTGGAGGCCGACAACGAACGGCCCGAGGTGACCCTCGTCGCACGGCCCGGCCGCTCGACCACCGGTGAACTGCTGGACTCGGCGGGCGAGGAGTCGGCGCTGCCCGGCCGCTGGTCCCCGTACGCGGTACGGCTCTCCGAGGGCGGGGAGCCCGGGGCGCTGGAGCCGGTCCGCGAGGGCCGGGCCGGCGTCCAGGACGAGGGCAGCCAGCTCGTCGCCCTCGCCCTGGCGGGCGCCCCGCTGGAGGGGGAGGACAGCCGCTGGCTCGACGGCTGCGCCGGCCCCGGCGGCAAGGCCGCGCTGCTCGCCGCCCTCGCGGCGCAGCGGGGTGCCTCGCTTCTCGCCTCGGAGAAGCAGCCGCACCGGGCCCGGCTCGTGGCCCGGACGCTGGCCGGCAACCCCGGCCCGTACCAGGTGATCGCCGCGGACGGCACCCGGCCGCCGTGGCGCCCCGGCAGCTTCGACCGGGTGCTCGTCGACGTGCCCTGCACCGGGCTCGGCGCGCTGCGCCGCCGCCCCGAGGCCCGCTGGCGGCGGCGCCCCTCCGACCTGGAAGGTTTCGCTCCGCTCCAGCGCGGGCTGTTGCGGGAGGCGCTGAACGCGGTGCGGGTGGGCGGCGTCGTCGGCTACGCCACCTGCTCACCGCACCTCGCCGAGACCCGGGCCGTCGTCGACGACGTGCTGCGGGGCCGCGGCGGACCGGCGCCCGGGGCCGAACTCCTCGACGCGCGGCCGCTGATGCCCGGCGTCCCCGCGCTGGGCGACGGCCCCGACGTCCAGCTCTGGCCCCATCTGCACGGCACCGACGCGATGTACCTGGCCCTGCTGCGCCGTACATCCTGA
- a CDS encoding uracil-xanthine permease family protein yields the protein MGLGVGWKLHGDGRVPAPGAVVGPDERLSWPRTAGLGAQHVVAMFGASFVAPVLMGLDPNLAIMMSGFATMIFLLATRGRVPSYLGCSLSFVGVAAAIKAQGGGIATITGAILVVGVVLFLSGLVVQKFGARVIHATMPPVVTGAVVMLIGFNLAPVTASVYWPQDQWTALLTMLFTGLAVVVLRGFWSRIAIFLGLAFGYGVSWLFDLGFGKIHSVQGGTEAVDHWRLDLSGVADAAWFGLPSFHAPAFELPAILVALPVVIALIAENAGHVKAVGEMTGDPLDDQLGTAIAADGAGTVLSAAVGGPATTTYAENIGVMAASRVYSTAAYWAAALFALLFGLCPKFGAVVAAIPGGVLGGITVILYGMIGLLGAQIWVHNKVDLRNPLNLVPVAAGVVIGVGGVGLRITDDFELNGIALGTLVVLSGYHVLRALAPAHMKAEEPLLDEGTTSYDDAAREEPEGTGTPAK from the coding sequence ATGGGCCTCGGCGTGGGCTGGAAACTGCACGGTGACGGGCGGGTTCCCGCGCCCGGTGCGGTCGTCGGGCCGGACGAACGGCTGTCGTGGCCGCGGACGGCGGGGCTGGGCGCGCAGCATGTGGTGGCCATGTTCGGGGCCAGCTTCGTGGCGCCCGTGCTCATGGGCCTGGATCCGAATCTGGCCATCATGATGTCCGGCTTCGCCACCATGATCTTCCTGCTGGCGACGCGCGGCCGGGTGCCCAGCTACCTCGGCTGCAGCCTCTCCTTCGTCGGTGTGGCGGCGGCGATCAAGGCGCAGGGCGGCGGCATCGCGACGATCACCGGGGCGATCCTGGTCGTCGGTGTCGTGCTCTTCCTGAGCGGCCTGGTCGTCCAGAAGTTCGGGGCACGGGTCATCCACGCGACGATGCCGCCCGTCGTCACCGGCGCCGTCGTGATGCTGATCGGCTTCAACCTGGCTCCGGTGACCGCCTCCGTGTACTGGCCGCAGGACCAGTGGACGGCGCTGCTGACCATGCTCTTCACCGGGCTGGCCGTGGTCGTGCTGCGCGGCTTCTGGTCGCGGATCGCGATCTTCCTCGGGCTCGCCTTCGGGTACGGCGTCTCCTGGCTCTTCGACCTCGGCTTCGGCAAGATCCATTCGGTGCAGGGCGGCACCGAGGCCGTGGACCACTGGCGGCTGGACCTGTCCGGCGTCGCCGACGCGGCGTGGTTCGGGCTGCCGTCCTTCCACGCCCCGGCGTTCGAACTGCCGGCGATCCTGGTCGCCCTGCCCGTGGTGATCGCGCTGATAGCCGAGAACGCCGGCCATGTGAAGGCCGTCGGGGAGATGACCGGCGACCCGCTCGACGACCAGCTGGGCACCGCGATCGCGGCGGACGGCGCGGGCACCGTGCTGTCCGCCGCCGTCGGCGGCCCGGCCACCACCACGTACGCCGAGAACATCGGCGTGATGGCCGCCTCCCGCGTCTACTCCACGGCCGCCTACTGGGCCGCGGCCCTCTTCGCCCTGCTCTTCGGCCTCTGCCCCAAGTTCGGCGCGGTCGTGGCCGCGATCCCCGGGGGTGTGCTCGGGGGCATCACCGTCATCCTCTACGGCATGATCGGCCTGCTCGGCGCGCAGATCTGGGTGCACAACAAGGTGGACCTGCGCAATCCGCTGAATCTGGTGCCGGTGGCGGCGGGCGTCGTCATCGGGGTCGGCGGGGTCGGCCTGCGGATCACCGACGACTTCGAGCTGAACGGCATCGCGCTCGGCACCCTCGTGGTGCTCAGCGGCTACCACGTGCTGCGTGCGCTCGCCCCGGCGCACATGAAGGCGGAGGAGCCGCTGCTGGACGAGGGCACCACCTCCTACGACGACGCGGCCCGGGAGGAGCCGGAGGGCACCGGCACCCCCGCGAAGTGA
- a CDS encoding DUF5995 family protein — protein MTTTEPLAAADVRDAMERMRVLEAALPRQDGVAVFNRVYLSVTGELERRIAAGHFRDPALTAGFAARFARRYLAAVDADGTGRRPPACWRPLFQQRRHPGVLPVQFALAGVNAHVGHDLALAVVDTCTARGCEPQALRSDYERVDEILVELEERIREELMPGPDLLDVADPLTHLTGSWCLTRARDGAWAAARVLWELRGAKGLREEFRERLDTGTGMVGRFLLTPLG, from the coding sequence ATGACCACAACCGAACCACTGGCTGCGGCCGATGTGCGGGACGCGATGGAGCGGATGCGGGTCCTGGAGGCCGCCCTCCCCCGGCAGGACGGGGTGGCCGTCTTCAACCGGGTCTATCTGTCCGTCACCGGGGAGCTGGAACGGCGCATCGCGGCGGGCCACTTCCGCGATCCGGCCCTGACCGCCGGGTTCGCGGCGCGCTTCGCCCGGCGCTATCTGGCGGCGGTGGACGCCGACGGGACCGGGCGGCGCCCGCCGGCCTGCTGGCGACCGCTGTTCCAGCAGCGCCGTCATCCCGGCGTGCTGCCCGTGCAGTTCGCCCTCGCCGGGGTCAACGCCCATGTCGGGCACGACCTGGCGCTGGCCGTCGTGGACACCTGCACGGCACGGGGCTGCGAACCGCAGGCCCTGCGGAGCGACTACGAACGGGTGGACGAGATCCTCGTCGAGCTGGAGGAGCGGATCCGGGAGGAGCTGATGCCCGGCCCGGACCTGCTGGACGTGGCCGACCCGCTGACCCATCTCACCGGTTCCTGGTGTCTGACCCGGGCCCGGGACGGGGCCTGGGCCGCCGCCCGCGTGCTGTGGGAACTGCGCGGGGCAAAGGGGCTCCGGGAGGAGTTCCGGGAGCGGCTCGACACGGGAACCGGCATGGTCGGCCGTTTCCTCCTCACACCGCTGGGGTGA
- a CDS encoding carbon-nitrogen hydrolase family protein produces MPPLRTALLQSSGRPGDVPHNLRLLADAARRAAASGARLLLTSELFLTGYAVGDRLPGLAEPADGPSADRVARIAADHGLAIGLGYPERDGDAVYNAVRLTGPDGTPLAHYRKTHLYGEFETAHFTPGGEPVVQAELDGTRLGLLICYDVEFPETVRAHALAGTELLLVPTALMRPYEIVARTLVPARAFESQLHIAYVNRCGPEGEFDFTGLSCLAAPDGTVPARAGSGEDLLVADADRELLGRSRAAHPYLRDRRPGLYGSLTEG; encoded by the coding sequence ATGCCGCCGCTGCGCACCGCCCTGCTCCAGAGCTCCGGCCGCCCCGGCGACGTGCCGCACAACCTGCGGCTCCTGGCGGACGCGGCCCGCCGCGCCGCCGCCTCCGGTGCCCGGCTGCTGCTGACCTCCGAGCTGTTCCTGACCGGATACGCCGTCGGCGACCGGCTGCCCGGGCTGGCCGAGCCCGCCGACGGGCCGTCCGCCGACCGGGTCGCCCGGATCGCCGCCGACCACGGGCTCGCCATCGGCCTCGGCTACCCGGAGCGCGACGGTGACGCCGTCTACAACGCCGTCCGGCTGACCGGCCCCGACGGTACCCCGCTCGCCCACTACCGCAAGACCCATCTCTACGGGGAGTTCGAGACCGCCCACTTCACACCGGGCGGTGAGCCGGTCGTCCAGGCCGAGCTGGACGGCACCCGGCTCGGGCTGCTGATCTGCTACGACGTCGAGTTCCCGGAGACCGTGCGCGCGCACGCCCTGGCCGGAACGGAACTGCTGCTCGTCCCCACCGCGCTGATGCGCCCGTACGAGATCGTCGCGCGCACGCTGGTCCCGGCGCGTGCCTTCGAGAGCCAGCTGCACATCGCCTACGTCAACCGCTGCGGCCCCGAAGGGGAGTTCGACTTCACCGGGCTCAGCTGCCTCGCCGCCCCCGACGGCACCGTTCCCGCCCGGGCCGGCTCCGGTGAGGACCTGCTCGTCGCCGACGCCGACCGGGAGCTGCTCGGCCGGTCCCGCGCCGCGCACCCCTATCTGCGCGACCGGCGCCCCGGGCTCTACGGATCGCTCACCGAGGGGTGA
- a CDS encoding GuaB1 family IMP dehydrogenase-related protein: MRFLEPGTGRPVETAPVPYDLTYDDVFMVPNRSAVGSRHGVDLSTPDGTGTTIPIVVANMTAIAGRRMAETVARRGGLVVIPQDIPLDVVTEVVSWVKQRHRVFDTPITLGPTGTVADALSLLPKRAHGAGIVVEDGRPVGVVTESDLNGVDRFTQLSEVMSRELVLLEDGVDPRDAFNRLDAAHRKLAPVVGADGRLAGILTRKSALRATLYTPNTDADGRLRIAVAVGINGGSVRRAEGLLAAGVDTLVVDTAHGHQDSMISTLRAIRALDPPVPVVAGNVVSAEGVRDLVDAGADIVKVGVGPGAMCTTRMMTGVGRPQFSAVLECAAEARRLGKHVWADGGVRHPRDVAMALAAGASNVMIGSWFAGTHESPGDLQQDPDGRFYKESYGMASARAVQKRTSEESAYDRARKGLFEEGISTSRMYLDPARPGVEDLIDAIVAGVRSSCTYAGAGSVEEFHERSVVGVQSAAGYAEGQPLHASWL, encoded by the coding sequence ATGCGTTTCCTCGAGCCCGGCACGGGGCGCCCCGTAGAGACAGCTCCGGTCCCCTACGACCTGACGTACGACGACGTCTTCATGGTGCCGAACCGTTCCGCCGTCGGTTCCCGGCACGGCGTGGACCTCTCCACCCCCGACGGCACCGGTACCACCATCCCCATCGTCGTCGCCAACATGACGGCGATCGCGGGCCGCCGGATGGCGGAGACCGTGGCCCGGCGCGGTGGTCTCGTCGTCATCCCGCAGGACATCCCGCTGGACGTCGTCACCGAGGTCGTCTCCTGGGTGAAGCAGCGCCACCGGGTCTTCGACACCCCGATCACCCTCGGGCCCACGGGGACCGTCGCCGACGCGCTGTCCCTGCTCCCCAAGCGGGCGCACGGCGCGGGCATCGTCGTCGAGGACGGCCGGCCCGTCGGCGTCGTCACCGAGTCCGACCTGAACGGGGTGGACCGCTTCACCCAGCTCTCCGAGGTCATGTCCCGGGAACTGGTGCTCCTGGAGGACGGCGTCGACCCGCGCGACGCCTTCAACCGGCTCGACGCGGCCCACCGCAAACTCGCCCCGGTGGTCGGCGCGGACGGGCGCCTCGCCGGCATCCTCACCCGCAAGAGCGCGCTCCGGGCCACGCTCTACACCCCGAACACCGACGCGGACGGCCGGCTCCGCATCGCCGTCGCCGTCGGCATCAACGGCGGATCCGTGCGCCGCGCCGAGGGGCTGCTGGCCGCCGGGGTGGACACCCTGGTCGTGGACACCGCGCACGGCCACCAGGACAGCATGATCAGCACCCTGAGGGCGATCCGCGCCCTGGACCCCCCGGTGCCGGTCGTCGCGGGCAACGTGGTCTCCGCCGAGGGCGTGCGCGACCTGGTCGACGCGGGCGCCGACATCGTCAAGGTCGGGGTCGGGCCGGGCGCCATGTGCACCACGCGCATGATGACCGGTGTGGGTCGCCCCCAGTTCTCCGCCGTCCTCGAATGCGCGGCCGAGGCCCGCAGGCTGGGCAAGCACGTCTGGGCCGACGGCGGGGTGCGGCATCCGCGCGACGTCGCCATGGCGCTGGCCGCGGGAGCGTCCAACGTCATGATCGGCTCCTGGTTCGCCGGTACGCACGAGTCGCCGGGCGATCTGCAGCAGGACCCCGACGGCCGCTTCTACAAGGAGAGTTACGGCATGGCGTCCGCGCGGGCCGTGCAGAAGCGCACCAGCGAGGAGTCGGCGTACGACCGGGCCCGCAAGGGCCTCTTCGAGGAGGGGATCTCCACCTCCCGGATGTATCTCGACCCGGCCCGCCCGGGTGTCGAGGACCTGATCGACGCGATCGTCGCGGGCGTGCGCAGCTCCTGCACCTACGCGGGCGCGGGCTCCGTGGAGGAGTTCCACGAGCGCTCCGTCGTCGGCGTCCAGAGCGCCGCCGGCTACGCGGAGGGCCAGCCGCTCCACGCCAGCTGGCTCTGA
- a CDS encoding flavin monoamine oxidase family protein: MTSVPTAVHDEQHAEAQSQPPITMFGPDFPYPYDDFLAHPAGLGSVPATEHGTEVAVIGGGLSGIVTAYELMKMGLRPVVYEADRIGGRLRTVGFEGCDPGLTAEMGAMRFPPSSTAFQHYVDLVGLETRPFPNPLSPATPSTVVDLKGESHYARTLDDLPEVYTQVMNAWNACLEEGADFSAMQRALRERDVPVIREIWSRLVEKLDNQTFYGFLCASDAFRSFRHREIFGQVGFGTGGWDTDFPNSILEILRVVYTGADDDHRGIVGGSQQLPLRLWEHRPEKLVHWPHGTSLAELHPDGEPGPAVTRLHRTAGNRVTVTDARGDIRTYRAAVFTAQSWMLLSKIECDDALFPIDHWTAIERTHYMESSKLFVPVDRPFWLDEEVDDRGEPTGRDVMSMTLTDRMTRGTYLLDDGPGRPAVICLSYTWCDDSLKWLPLDANERMEVMLKSLGEIYPKVDIRRHIIGNPVTVSWENEPYFMGAFKANLPGHYRYQRRLFTHFVQDRLPEDRRGLFLAGDDISWTAGWAEGAVQTALNAVWGVMRHLGGRTDPANPGPGDVYDEIAPVELPED, from the coding sequence ATGACGTCCGTGCCCACCGCCGTCCACGACGAGCAGCACGCCGAGGCCCAGTCCCAGCCGCCCATCACCATGTTCGGCCCGGACTTCCCCTATCCGTACGACGACTTCCTGGCGCACCCGGCCGGCCTGGGCTCCGTGCCCGCCACCGAGCACGGCACCGAGGTCGCCGTCATCGGCGGTGGCCTCTCCGGCATCGTCACCGCGTACGAGCTGATGAAGATGGGCCTCAGGCCGGTCGTCTACGAGGCGGACCGGATCGGCGGCCGGCTGCGCACCGTCGGCTTCGAGGGCTGTGATCCGGGCCTGACCGCCGAGATGGGCGCCATGCGCTTCCCGCCGTCCTCCACCGCCTTCCAGCACTACGTGGACCTGGTCGGGCTGGAGACCCGGCCCTTCCCCAACCCGCTCTCGCCCGCCACGCCCTCCACGGTCGTGGACCTCAAGGGCGAGTCCCACTACGCCCGCACGCTGGACGACCTCCCCGAGGTCTACACCCAGGTCATGAACGCCTGGAACGCCTGTCTGGAGGAGGGCGCCGACTTCTCCGCCATGCAGCGCGCCCTGCGCGAGCGGGACGTCCCGGTGATCCGCGAGATCTGGTCCCGGCTGGTGGAGAAGCTCGACAACCAGACCTTCTACGGCTTCCTCTGCGCCTCCGACGCCTTCCGGTCCTTCCGGCACCGGGAGATCTTCGGCCAGGTCGGTTTCGGCACGGGCGGCTGGGACACCGACTTCCCCAACTCCATCCTGGAGATCCTGCGCGTCGTCTACACCGGCGCGGACGACGACCACCGCGGCATCGTCGGCGGCAGCCAGCAACTCCCGCTGCGGCTCTGGGAGCACCGGCCCGAGAAGCTCGTCCACTGGCCACACGGCACCTCGCTCGCCGAGCTGCACCCCGACGGGGAGCCCGGCCCGGCCGTGACCCGGCTGCACCGCACGGCGGGCAACCGCGTCACCGTCACCGACGCCCGCGGCGACATCCGCACCTACCGGGCGGCGGTTTTCACCGCGCAGAGCTGGATGCTGCTGTCCAAGATCGAGTGCGATGACGCGCTCTTCCCGATCGACCACTGGACGGCGATCGAACGCACCCACTACATGGAGTCCTCCAAGCTGTTCGTCCCCGTCGACCGGCCGTTCTGGCTGGACGAGGAGGTCGACGACCGGGGCGAGCCGACGGGGCGGGACGTGATGAGCATGACGCTCACCGACCGGATGACCCGGGGCACCTATCTGCTCGACGACGGCCCCGGCCGGCCCGCCGTGATCTGCCTCTCCTACACCTGGTGCGACGACAGCCTGAAGTGGCTGCCGCTGGACGCGAACGAGCGGATGGAGGTCATGCTCAAGTCGCTCGGCGAGATCTACCCGAAGGTGGACATCCGGCGGCACATCATCGGCAACCCGGTCACCGTCTCCTGGGAGAACGAGCCGTACTTCATGGGCGCGTTCAAGGCCAATCTGCCGGGCCACTACCGCTACCAGCGGCGGCTGTTCACCCACTTCGTGCAGGACCGGCTGCCCGAGGACCGGCGGGGGCTGTTCCTCGCGGGCGACGACATCTCCTGGACGGCCGGCTGGGCCGAGGGCGCCGTGCAGACCGCCCTGAACGCCGTCTGGGGGGTCATGCGCCACCTGGGTGGCAGGACGGACCCGGCCAACCCCGGCCCGGGCGACGTCTACGACGAGATCGCGCCGGTCGAACTGCCGGAGGACTGA